The following are encoded in a window of Rosa chinensis cultivar Old Blush chromosome 4, RchiOBHm-V2, whole genome shotgun sequence genomic DNA:
- the LOC112197575 gene encoding uncharacterized protein LOC112197575 — protein MDSVEGNNHVGYTEDESAEHSFSPEAVELNGVDGEPEILPRVGEEYQVELPPLMAVSDYLCRLENQTDAESTDSSSYRFLLGLPLPVMWINEEVECKKHESNVGFNDAVDVAHKNESLGSEYVSGLVVSERDSFKCKAEPMDVESDQGIILNESAKLDVKQEMIMPENQNGCPVPGTLSVSWSHIEEASFLLGLYIFGKDLVLVTKFVGSKQMGDILSFYYGIFYKSKSYSRWSECKKMRSRKCIFGQRIFTGLRQHELLSRLRPHVSEACQNTLLEDSKTFGEGKILLEEYVFILKSSVGLDALVEAVGIGKGKQDLTGIATETPKSNQAVTGRPEIPVGKACSALSPLEIVGFLKGNFRLSKARSNDLFWEAVWPRLLARGWHSEQPNQGRFANASKHSLVFLLPGIKKFSRRKLVKGSHYFDSVSDVLSKVASDPELLELETGADKVSTSKDENGWAHETKPDGFPSQQRHCYLKPRTPSRGTDTMKFTVVDTSLAYGKTCKVRELRSLPVELNTSVSTSSTDSEDEVASDESTQISNSADTLCSRRNEVNVSKTVKTSLGRNESKDDKYFKCDASEWEHGAFSPHVTNVAAKIPKEQNIDICNYMMPRRAMKFQRSQKVVPENKNGTVPVSKKRQRLATCSSKKTSRISNHISQDPMLQQEACNFGHISEVSEKNLSAVDPSPERLSSTSTSRGGSPVISSEAVLGSNNMGAGQHYHWPQFDLNKEPVSLDAETDEPMIERQHDGTAQEPDGLHSMETSDGMAASEQQPTVNPRRQSTRNRPLTAKVLEAFACGFLDTKQSRKSRDVFPREKSKSRRARARMQVPDSFDTSVVDYDLQETSTAVHSSNADGYSELDMVSQMG, from the exons ATGGATTCAGTTGAAGGAAATAACCATGTCGGTTATACTGAGGATGAATCTGCTGAGCATTCTTTTTCTCCAGAAGCCGTGGAGTTAAATGGTGTGGATGGCGAGCCTGAGATACTTCCTAGAGTTGGAGAAGAGTACCAGGTTGAACTTCCCCCTCTAATGGCTGTATCTGATTATCTCTGCCGTCTAGAGAACCAAACTGATGCAGAAAGCACAGATAGTAGTTCATACAGATTTCTGTTGGGATTGCCACTACCAGTAATGTGGATCAATGAGGAAGTTGAGTGTAAAAAACATGAATCCAATGTGGGTTTTAATGATGCAGTTGACGTGGCCCATAAAAATGAGTCTCTAGGATCTGAATATGTCAGTGGGTTGGTTGTTTCAGAAAGGGACAGCTTTAAATGCAAAGCTGAGCCCATGGATGTTGAGTCAGATCAGGGAATAATTTTGAATGAGTCTGCGAAGTTGGATGTGAAACAGGAAATGATAATGCCTGAAAATCAAAATGGATGTCCGGTTCCTGGTACCTTGAGTGTTAGTTGGAGTCACATAGAAGAAGCCAGTTTTCTTCTTGGTTTATATATCTTTGGGAAGGACCTTGTTCTGGTGACAAAATTCGTTGGTAGTAAACAGATGGGAGATATATTATCATTCTACTATGGGATCTTTTACAAGTCTAAAAGCTACAGCAGGTGGTCAGAATGCAAGAAAATGAGAAGCAGAAAATGTATATTTGGACAAAGAATATTTACAGGATTAAGGCAACATGAGTTGTTATCTCGTTTGCGTCCTCATGTGTCAGAAGCGTGCCAAAATACTTTACTTGAG GACTCAAAGACATTTGGGGAAGGAAAGATATTACTAGAAGAATATGTATTCATTCTAAAATCTAGTGTTGGATTGGATGCTCTTGTGGAGGCAGTGGGAATTGGTAAAGGGAAGCAAGATCTCACAGGCATTGCCACGGAGACCCCAAAGTCCAATCAGGCTGTTACTGGTCGCCCAGAAATTCCAGTTGGCAAAGCATGCTCTGCACTCTCACCATTGGAAATAGTTGGCTTTCTGAAAGGTAACTTCCGGCTCAGTAAAGCCCGTTCAAACGATCTCTTCTGGGAAGCTGTTTGGCCACGTTTGCTTGCTAGAGGGTGGCACTCTGAGCAGCCTAATCAGGGTCGCTTTGCTAATGCTTCCAAGCATTCAttggtctttcttcttcctGGGATTAAGAAGTTCTCCAGAAGGAAACTGGTGAAGGGAAGTCACTATTTTGACTCGGTAAGTGACGTGCTCAGCAAAGTTGCTTCTGACCCAGAGCTCCTCGAGCTTGAGACAGGAGCAGATAAAGTTTCCACGAGCAAGGATGAAAATGGTTGGGCCCATGAAACAAAGCCTGATGGTTTCCCAAGCCAGCAACGGCACTGTTATTTGAAACCTCGTACCCCCAGTCGTGGTACAGATACCATGAAGTTCACTGTTGTGGATACTAGTCTGGCCTATGGTAAAACATGCAAGGTGAGGGAACTGAGAAGCTTACCAGTCGAGTTGAATACCTCCGTCTCCACCTCGAGTACTGATTCTGAGGATGAAGTTGCTTCAGATGAATCAACACAGATATCTAACTCTGCAGATACCTTGTGTTCCCGTAGGAATGAGGTCAATGTTTCGAAGACCGTAAAGACCAGTTTGGGTAGAAATGAATCCAAAGATGACAAGTATTTCAAGTGTGATGCTTCGGAGTGGGAGCATGGAGCTTTTAGTCCACATGTGACCAATGTGGCTGCGAAGATCCCCAAGGAGCAGAACATTGATATATGCAATTACATGATGCCTAGAAGAGCAATGAAGTTCCAAAGGAGCCAGAAAGTGGTGCCTGAAAATAAAAATGGTACGGTTCCTGTTTCAAAAAAACGTCAGCGATTAGCTACTTGTAGTAGCAAAAAGACCAGCAGGATCAGCAACCACATCTCGCAAGATCCCATGTTACAACAAGAGGCCTGCAACTTTGGCCACATCTCTGAAGTCAGCGAGAAAAACCTCTCTGCAGTGGATCCATCTCCTGAGAGGTTATCATCCACCAGTACATCTAGAGGAGGCAGCCCAGTGATTAGTAGTGAAGCTGTTCTTGGTAGCAACAATATGGGTGCGGGACAACATTATCATTGGCCTCAGTTCGATTTGAACAAGGAACCCGTTTCTCTAGATGCTGAAACTGATGAACCTATGATAGAAAGACAACATGATGGAACAGCGCAGGAACCAGATGGTCTGCATTCAATGGAAACCTCTGATGGTATGGCTGCTTCTGAGCAGCAGCCTACAGTTAACCCTCGGAGACAGAGCACAAGAAATCGTCCACTGACCGCCAAGGTACTGGAAGCTTTTGCTTGTGGATTTTTAGACACAAAGCAATCGCGGAAGAGTAGGGATGTATTTCCTCGGGAAAAATCCAAATCCAGACGTGCTCGAGCAAGGATGCAAGTTCCTGACAGTTTTGATACTAGTGTCGTGGATTATGATTTGCAGGAAACCAGTACTGCTGTCCATAGTAGTAATGCTGACGGATACAGCGAGCTTGACATGGTTTCCCAAATGGGTTAG
- the LOC112200167 gene encoding uncharacterized protein LOC112200167, which yields MGQALRRAAGKARPGSSIETTSSSIPKTIVNKPPPVTPPEPPPEITKPGEEGFDSDGGAGEAAPNAENLLEERDPKFDSMLNQMVGRIKSKPGGKPEMGEAHVVEKYKRPLPKLRDTKPDSGRFEERAAPPGTLNVAQLRHIILLHQGKAEDHNGPMEVQRIADKFRVDVAEVKRIVQFVSLPPEDTSKQKKNP from the exons ATGGGCCAGGCACTTCGCCGAGCAGCAGGGAAAGCCCGACCCGGTTCCAGCATCGAAACGACGTCGTCGTCAATACCCAAGACCATCGTCAATAAGCCGCCTCCGGTGACTCCCCCCGAACCGCCTCCTGAGATCACCAAACCCGGCGAGGAGGGTTTCGATTCCG ATGGTGGTGCAGGAGAAGCGGCACCCAATGCTGAGAATCTGCTTGAAGAACGCGATCCGAAGTTCGATTCCATGCTTAATCAGATGGTGGGTCGGATCAAATCAAAGCCCGGAGGCAAACCTGAAATGGGTGAG GCACATGTGGTGGAGAAGTACAAGAGGCCACTACCGAAACTGAGGGATACGAAACCGGATTCCGGTAGGTTTGAGGAAAGAGCTGCTCCTCCGGGGACTCTGAACGTGGCGCAGCTGCGGCACATTATACTATTGCATCAGGGCAAGGCTGAGGATCACAATGGCCCAATGGAGGTGCAGAGAATTGCAGACAAGTTTCGGGTTGATGTCGCCGAGGTTAAGAGGATTGTGCAATTTGTGTCACTGCCTCCTGAGGATACCAGCAAACAGAAGAAAAACCCTTGA
- the LOC112200166 gene encoding mitochondrial thiamine diphosphate carrier 2, translating into MEEPGQLKRAVIDATAGLIAGGISRTVTSPLDVIKIRFQVQLEPTSSWALVRRNLTGPSKYTGMFQATKDIFKEEGLPGFWRGNVPALLMVMPYTAIQFTVLHKLKTFAAGSSKTEDHAHLSPYLSYVSGALAGCAATVGSYPFDLLRTLLASQGEPKVYPTMRSAFVDIVKTRGFRGLYAGLSPTLVEIVPYAGLQFGTYDTFKRWTVMLNQFRSSSPDLYSTDNSPTSFQLFLCGLAAGTCAKLVCHPLDVVKKRFQIEGLQRHPRYGARIEHRAYSNMFDALRRIVQKEGWAGLYKGIVPSTVKAAPAGAVTFVAYEYTSDWLESRIT; encoded by the exons ATGGAAGAGCCCGGGCAGCTCAAGCGGGCCGTCATTGATGCCACGGCCGGTTTAATCGCCGGTGGGATTTCCCGGACTGTTACTTCGCCGCTTGACGTTATCAAGATTCGATTCCAG GTCCAATTGGAGCCTACATCTTCATGGGCTTTGGTTCGTCGGAATTTGACTGGGCCATCAAAATATACCGGGATGTTTCAAGCCACAAAGGATATTTTTAAAGAGGAAGGCTTACCG GGTTTTTGGCGAGGCAATGTTCCAGCTCTACTTATGGTTATGCCGTATACCGCAATACAGTTTACTGTACTACACAAGTTGAAGACATTTGCCGCTGGTTCTTCCAAGACGG AGGATCATGCTCATTTAAGTCCTTATTTGTCCTACGTCAGTGGAGCATTAGCAGGTTGTGCGGCTACTGTTGGATCATACCCGTTTGATCTTCTTAGAACCTTGCTAGCTTCACAGGGGGAACCTAAG GTGTATCCAACTATGAGGTCTGCATTTGTCGATATAGTTAAAACTCGTGGATTTCGAGGATTGTATGCTGGATTGTCACCAACACTGGTTGAGATTGTTCCTTATGCAGGCTTGCAGTTTGGTACCTATGACACATTTAAGCGCTGGACCGTG ATGTTGAACCAGTTTAGATCGTCTAGTCCAGACTTATACAGTACAGATAATAGTCCCACAAGCTTCCAGCTTTTCCTTTGTGGTCTGGCTGCCGGGACATGTGCCAAACTTGTCTGTCATCCACTTGATGTGGTCAAGAAAAGATTCCAG attGAAGGACTACAGAGGCACCCAAGATATGGGGCTCGAATAGAGCACCGTGCCTACAGCAATATGTTTGATGCTTTGCGACGAATAGTGCAGAAAGAAGGCTGGGCTGGTCTTTACAAGGGAATTGTCCCATCAACGGTCAAAGCTGCTCCTGCTGGTGCAGTGACATTTGTGGCTTATGAATATACATCCGACTGGTTAGAGTCCAGAATAACTTGA